From Bacteroidota bacterium, the proteins below share one genomic window:
- a CDS encoding sugar nucleotide-binding protein gives MSFVKRPIIVIGSKGMLGQMVVSYFTKRGFNVIPVTERFEEDTKWDFIDAINQYDNGIIFNCVGRIKQKTENEKDLLWSNTILPLALVHHLKPAITIVHPSTDCVFDAHTNIPYPISAVQNATDSYGWSKRLAEVVLKNRKNTFIIRVSIIGPDKNPHGKGLLAWFLSNKPKSSLKGFTNHLWNGITTLEWCKQIEEQLKNHDLNAPSKLLQLGTRDHLSKYHMLELFQKFYSTDYKIDAFEAAEKIDRRLEPVIICKSLKEQLTELVNYNL, from the coding sequence ATGTCGTTTGTAAAAAGACCCATAATAGTTATAGGTTCCAAAGGAATGTTGGGTCAAATGGTAGTATCTTATTTTACAAAAAGAGGATTTAATGTTATCCCGGTTACCGAGCGCTTTGAAGAGGATACCAAATGGGATTTCATCGATGCCATAAACCAATATGATAATGGAATAATTTTTAACTGTGTCGGTCGGATCAAACAGAAAACCGAAAATGAAAAGGACCTGCTTTGGTCAAACACTATACTACCCTTAGCACTCGTTCATCATTTAAAACCTGCAATAACTATTGTTCACCCCAGTACGGATTGCGTGTTTGATGCGCATACAAACATACCTTACCCCATATCTGCTGTACAGAACGCCACAGATTCCTATGGCTGGTCGAAACGACTTGCGGAAGTTGTACTTAAGAATCGTAAGAACACATTTATTATTCGTGTTTCCATTATTGGTCCTGACAAGAACCCTCATGGAAAAGGTTTACTGGCATGGTTTCTTTCGAATAAACCTAAAAGCAGCCTTAAGGGCTTTACCAATCACCTGTGGAATGGCATTACTACTCTTGAATGGTGCAAACAAATTGAAGAACAACTAAAAAATCATGATTTAAATGCTCCAAGTAAATTACTGCAATTAGGCACCAGGGACCATCTGTCCAAATATCATATGCTTGAATTATTTCAGAAATTTTATTCAACCGACTACAAAATTGATGCATTTGAAGCTGCTGAAAAAATTGACCGCAGACTTGAACCGGTAATTATTTGTAAATCATTAAAGGAGCAACTAACCGAATTAGTGAATTATAATTTATAA
- a CDS encoding glycosyltransferase — translation MPKNYKSYGLNNKLTDIFNTFDVNLSTIKFNKRSNKQESFSKYMPVKVSCSVVILTYKGIHHLEYLLPTVREAINNTPGYQIDVLIVDNGCDQKTKDYTNTRFPEFDFKFSPVNDYLFSLNNFVRDIRSDYTFILNDDMKLHPDVLNKTLDVISKDQKLFSVTCNIMDFDGQFETTGLRYLTIKNGWAGITEVPAPDKNLYYTWFAGGGAAVFNTRMYNELDGFDPLFRPAYCEDGDLSMRAWHRGWETIYHPDAILYHRISATIKDQMKEEKLSQLQNRQKIILFVRNLRYNNFLLKFILKLPYRLIVNWRTGKNSYFALIKSLPILPRALMKRFMENKPVLNDREITQLIGKKYNRY, via the coding sequence TTGCCTAAAAATTACAAAAGTTATGGGCTAAACAATAAGTTGACGGATATATTCAATACTTTTGATGTAAATTTAAGCACAATCAAGTTCAATAAACGATCCAACAAACAAGAATCATTCTCAAAGTATATGCCCGTTAAGGTCTCTTGCTCGGTTGTTATATTAACATACAAAGGAATTCATCATCTTGAATACCTTTTACCAACTGTCAGGGAAGCCATCAACAATACACCCGGCTACCAAATTGATGTTTTGATCGTAGATAACGGATGTGATCAAAAAACAAAAGATTACACAAATACCCGATTTCCCGAATTCGATTTCAAATTTTCGCCTGTCAATGATTATTTATTTTCATTGAACAATTTTGTAAGGGATATCAGGTCGGACTACACCTTCATATTGAATGATGATATGAAATTACACCCGGACGTACTTAACAAAACGCTTGATGTTATATCAAAAGACCAAAAATTATTTTCAGTAACCTGTAACATCATGGATTTCGACGGACAATTTGAAACAACCGGGTTACGATATCTCACAATTAAAAACGGCTGGGCAGGAATAACGGAGGTTCCTGCACCGGATAAAAATTTGTACTATACCTGGTTTGCAGGGGGTGGAGCAGCAGTTTTTAATACCAGGATGTATAATGAGCTTGATGGCTTCGATCCATTATTCAGACCAGCTTATTGCGAAGATGGGGATCTTTCAATGAGAGCCTGGCACCGGGGATGGGAAACAATATATCATCCTGATGCCATACTTTATCACCGCATTTCCGCAACCATTAAGGATCAAATGAAGGAAGAAAAACTCTCCCAACTTCAAAACAGACAAAAGATCATTCTATTTGTACGCAATCTTCGCTATAACAATTTTCTTCTGAAGTTCATTCTCAAGCTCCCTTATCGCTTAATAGTTAATTGGAGAACAGGGAAAAATTCTTATTTTGCATTGATAAAATCCCTCCCCATTTTACCAAGAGCGCTTATGAAACGTTTTATGGAAAATAAACCGGTACTGAATGACAGGGAAATAACTCAATTAATTGGTAAAAAGTATAACCGGTATTAA
- a CDS encoding glycosyltransferase family 9 protein codes for MDFFLNLLVRGDYWLSNFILLTVQKILFGKVEKTDFIKKIIVFRTGSIGDSICALPALSVIRNNFPSAQIDILTNAGSGNFVSLDKLIDRSKFNTIINYLGMDKKALAIDLKKNKYDLFIELPQYDASLTRQVKSIIFAKFIGVKHAFGWRISQTFIFKKFQERKIKFTNERDRLLIILKDNGLVISGSSYIVADNSSVVQSVTDVFKKNNLADKALNIGVVIGSKVERNKWPIDHFKQLVKYYSDKNFNLLIFGGSDDVVNADGLRLGDAVFNFCGKFSPLETAEAMKFCSVVITNDTGPMHLAYLYNTPVVAIFSARDFPYKWYPPGDGKNKVFRSSGIACSICFKRECFDNVCMKKITANEVIEAANVILNRKDVS; via the coding sequence ATGGATTTTTTTTTGAATTTATTGGTAAGAGGTGATTATTGGCTCAGCAATTTCATTTTACTGACAGTACAAAAAATTTTATTCGGTAAAGTCGAAAAAACCGATTTTATAAAAAAGATTATTGTTTTCCGTACCGGTTCCATTGGCGACAGTATTTGTGCCTTACCCGCTTTGTCGGTGATAAGAAACAATTTCCCTTCGGCCCAGATTGATATATTAACAAATGCCGGTTCCGGCAATTTTGTTTCATTGGACAAATTGATTGATCGATCGAAGTTTAATACGATCATAAATTATTTGGGGATGGACAAAAAAGCTTTAGCCATTGATTTGAAAAAAAACAAATATGACCTTTTCATAGAGTTGCCTCAATATGATGCATCGTTGACCAGGCAGGTCAAGTCCATAATCTTTGCAAAATTTATTGGGGTAAAGCACGCTTTTGGATGGCGTATTTCACAGACATTTATTTTTAAAAAATTCCAGGAAAGAAAAATCAAATTTACGAATGAACGCGACAGGCTTTTGATCATTCTGAAGGACAATGGTCTTGTAATTTCCGGCTCCTCCTATATTGTTGCCGATAATTCATCTGTTGTGCAATCTGTAACCGATGTTTTCAAAAAAAACAATCTTGCCGATAAAGCTCTTAATATAGGTGTTGTTATCGGCAGCAAGGTAGAGAGAAATAAGTGGCCCATTGATCATTTTAAACAGCTGGTTAAATATTATTCAGATAAGAATTTTAATCTGCTGATATTTGGTGGAAGTGATGATGTAGTAAACGCGGATGGATTGAGACTTGGGGATGCCGTGTTTAATTTCTGCGGTAAATTCTCGCCGCTCGAAACAGCGGAAGCTATGAAATTCTGTTCCGTTGTTATTACAAATGATACCGGACCGATGCATTTGGCATATCTTTACAATACACCTGTGGTTGCTATATTCAGTGCGCGCGACTTCCCTTACAAATGGTATCCGCCTGGAGATGGCAAAAACAAAGTGTTTCGCTCAAGCGGTATTGCCTGTTCAATATGTTTCAAAAGGGAGTGTTTTGACAATGTGTGTATGAAAAAAATAACAGCTAATGAAGTTATTGAGGCTGCTAATGTAATTTTAAATAGGAAAGATGTTTCATAA
- the asnB gene encoding asparagine synthase (glutamine-hydrolyzing), whose translation MCGINGIIGIEAVRAEELVKRMNKALAHRGPDDEGVFIHSNVALSHRRLSIIDLSVAGHQPMSYDGGRYTIVYNGELYNYVEVRNELLSKKAIAFTTQTDTEVILAAYAAWGVSCLQKFNGMYAFAIYDKQTNEVFITRDRMGIKPLYYFKQNNAFIFSSEVRALLTSGLIPRKLDEDGLIDYLRYQTVHAPRTILKDVFMLLPGHYGLLNTATGNFNTTCYWDITSKVSMPSKAISYNEACERVNTLFKQAVKRRLVADVPFGAFLSGGIDSSAVVGMMSKVSNSPVKTFSITFHEAKYNEEYFSQVIAKKFNTEHHNIKLSAEDFKNELPRALKAMDHPSGDGPNSFVVSKVTKQAGITMALSGLGGDELFAGYDIFKRTKALMGNAWLSNVPLLLRRSGAAVLKNIKSSVAGDKMATILSRSKISIENFYPVSRQVLLDDQIVKLVNTSGIQSNEVQKLAHSIISGVPQPGFVLSTVSLLEIMTYMQNVLLRDTDQMSMASALEVRVPFLDYELVEYVLRLNDDIKYPHTPKRLFVDAMGDMLPPEIVNRTKMGFTFPWQEWLKNDLRQFCEERIYSLAKRAIFNEKEVLDLWKRFLNDDKRITWSRIWYLVVMENWLIENNIED comes from the coding sequence ATGTGCGGGATCAACGGTATAATCGGAATTGAAGCTGTCAGGGCTGAAGAGCTTGTGAAACGTATGAACAAAGCCCTCGCGCACCGCGGCCCTGACGATGAAGGGGTTTTTATTCACAGCAATGTGGCATTAAGTCACAGGCGGCTTTCTATCATCGACCTGTCAGTCGCCGGTCATCAGCCAATGAGTTATGATGGCGGCCGATATACCATCGTATATAATGGTGAACTTTATAACTACGTGGAGGTTCGCAATGAGCTTTTGAGTAAGAAGGCTATAGCTTTTACAACTCAAACTGATACAGAGGTCATTTTAGCCGCATATGCCGCATGGGGAGTAAGTTGCCTGCAAAAATTCAACGGCATGTATGCTTTTGCGATCTATGATAAACAAACCAATGAGGTATTTATAACCCGCGACCGGATGGGTATAAAGCCCCTATATTATTTCAAACAGAATAATGCTTTCATTTTTTCTTCGGAAGTTCGGGCGCTTTTAACATCCGGGTTAATTCCCCGGAAGTTGGATGAAGACGGGTTGATCGATTATCTCCGTTACCAGACGGTGCATGCACCGCGTACTATACTTAAAGATGTGTTTATGCTTTTGCCAGGACACTACGGTTTATTAAATACTGCTACAGGCAATTTTAATACAACCTGTTATTGGGATATTACTTCAAAAGTTTCCATGCCCTCTAAAGCTATTAGTTATAATGAAGCGTGTGAACGGGTGAATACACTCTTTAAGCAGGCCGTTAAAAGAAGATTGGTGGCCGATGTTCCTTTTGGCGCATTTCTTTCGGGTGGTATCGACTCAAGTGCTGTTGTGGGAATGATGAGTAAAGTATCAAATAGTCCTGTGAAGACATTTTCAATTACGTTTCACGAAGCAAAATATAACGAAGAGTATTTTTCGCAGGTCATTGCAAAAAAATTTAATACAGAACATCACAACATTAAATTATCAGCCGAAGACTTTAAAAATGAATTGCCCCGTGCTTTGAAAGCTATGGACCATCCGAGTGGTGATGGACCCAATAGTTTTGTGGTTTCAAAAGTGACAAAACAAGCCGGGATTACAATGGCCTTATCCGGTCTCGGTGGAGATGAACTATTTGCCGGTTACGATATTTTTAAACGGACAAAAGCGTTGATGGGAAATGCCTGGCTTTCTAATGTTCCGTTGTTACTGAGGAGATCAGGGGCTGCGGTATTAAAGAACATTAAATCATCTGTGGCCGGCGATAAAATGGCAACAATCTTATCGCGGTCAAAAATATCGATCGAAAATTTTTATCCCGTATCTAGGCAGGTATTACTGGACGACCAGATAGTAAAGCTGGTAAATACTTCCGGCATACAATCCAATGAAGTTCAAAAACTTGCGCACAGTATAATTTCGGGAGTACCGCAGCCCGGTTTTGTGTTGTCAACTGTTTCCCTGCTCGAAATAATGACGTACATGCAAAATGTTTTATTGCGCGATACCGATCAGATGAGCATGGCAAGTGCACTTGAGGTCCGTGTTCCCTTTCTTGACTATGAGCTGGTAGAATATGTCCTGCGTCTTAATGATGATATTAAATACCCGCATACTCCCAAAAGATTATTTGTCGATGCGATGGGCGACATGCTTCCGCCTGAAATTGTTAACAGGACAAAAATGGGATTCACATTTCCCTGGCAGGAATGGCTGAAAAATGACCTAAGACAATTTTGTGAGGAAAGGATCTATTCATTAGCAAAACGTGCCATCTTTAATGAAAAGGAAGTACTTGATCTATGGAAACGTTTTTTGAATGATGATAAACGTATAACCTGGTCACGTATCTGGTACCTGGTGGTAATGGAAAACTGGCTCATCGAAAATAATATTGAAGACTAA
- a CDS encoding glycosyltransferase family 4 protein, with the protein MKTKKRILIFIDWYLPGYKAGGPIQSCANLVSHLKTFYDFSIVTRNTDFGETIPYLNVKSDEWVIIEEGIRVYYISGDKLNSSIIKNFLTADYDALYLNSLFSIHFTLLPLWYNKGIKKVIVAPRGMLGSGALAIKPFKKKLFLIVSKLFGLYSEITWHASTPIEADEIKEVFGRQIKIVEAVNLPPVKTLTYVSRTKQPGILKLFFLSRISPKKNLLTVFHFLKSINQKMMISFDIIGPIEDANYWNLCLKEIDSLKNSNTNIKIEYVKAIENRDLLNRLLNYHCMILPTLNENFGHVILDSFAAGCPVIISDQTPWKNLTEKKLGWDLPLNGTDKFVGAIETIAAMNQETFNELSLNAFNEAVGFYTNKEIVAQNVRIFE; encoded by the coding sequence TTGAAGACTAAAAAGCGCATATTGATCTTTATTGACTGGTATTTGCCTGGCTATAAGGCGGGCGGGCCTATACAGTCATGTGCCAACCTGGTTAGCCACTTAAAAACATTTTATGATTTTTCAATTGTAACACGGAATACCGATTTTGGCGAAACCATACCCTACCTGAATGTTAAAAGCGATGAATGGGTTATAATTGAAGAGGGTATTAGGGTATATTATATTTCCGGTGATAAGCTTAACTCTTCAATAATAAAAAATTTTTTAACCGCTGATTACGACGCACTTTACCTGAACAGTTTGTTCTCAATTCATTTTACATTGTTGCCATTATGGTATAATAAAGGGATAAAAAAAGTTATTGTTGCTCCGCGCGGAATGTTAGGTTCGGGCGCCTTGGCAATAAAACCATTTAAAAAGAAACTATTTTTAATAGTATCGAAGTTATTCGGGCTCTATTCGGAAATTACCTGGCATGCTTCAACGCCTATAGAGGCAGATGAAATAAAAGAAGTGTTCGGCCGGCAGATTAAAATAGTTGAAGCAGTGAATTTGCCTCCTGTAAAAACACTTACCTATGTTAGTCGGACCAAACAGCCTGGCATTTTAAAATTATTCTTCTTATCGCGCATTTCTCCCAAAAAGAATTTACTCACTGTGTTTCATTTTTTAAAAAGCATAAATCAAAAAATGATGATATCGTTTGATATCATCGGGCCTATTGAAGATGCAAACTATTGGAACCTGTGTCTTAAAGAAATAGATAGCCTGAAAAATTCAAACACGAATATTAAAATAGAGTATGTAAAAGCTATCGAAAATCGGGACTTATTAAATAGGTTGCTTAATTATCATTGCATGATCCTGCCAACGTTGAATGAAAATTTTGGACATGTTATCCTGGATTCATTTGCGGCGGGATGTCCCGTCATTATTTCTGATCAGACACCCTGGAAGAATTTAACCGAAAAGAAATTGGGTTGGGATTTACCTTTAAATGGTACTGATAAATTTGTGGGTGCAATTGAAACAATCGCGGCAATGAACCAGGAAACATTTAATGAACTATCTTTGAATGCGTTTAATGAAGCCGTTGGGTTTTACACGAATAAGGAAATAGTCGCTCAAAACGTAAGAATTTTTGAATAG
- the wcaF gene encoding colanic acid biosynthesis acetyltransferase WcaF: MQKATDLSKYDNSWYQPGAGALKRALWFFVNACFFVSYNPFNGLKIVLLRLFGAKIGFGVVVKPSVNIKYPWKLTIGNYVWIGEKAWIDNLDQVIIGNNVCISQGAMLLCGNHNYKKSTFDLMTGKITLEAGAWIGARAIVCGGVTCGSHSVLTVNSVAVSNLVAYSINSGNPSQQVKDRTIE, encoded by the coding sequence ATGCAGAAGGCAACAGATTTATCTAAATATGATAACAGCTGGTATCAACCAGGTGCCGGTGCATTAAAACGTGCGCTTTGGTTTTTTGTTAATGCCTGTTTTTTTGTTTCCTATAATCCATTTAACGGATTAAAAATAGTTTTACTCCGTTTGTTTGGAGCTAAAATAGGTTTTGGTGTTGTTGTTAAGCCCTCTGTAAATATAAAGTATCCCTGGAAGTTAACTATTGGCAATTATGTATGGATAGGGGAGAAGGCCTGGATTGATAATTTAGATCAAGTGATTATTGGAAATAATGTATGTATTTCGCAAGGTGCAATGTTATTGTGCGGTAATCATAACTATAAAAAATCAACCTTCGATCTGATGACTGGAAAAATAACTCTTGAAGCTGGGGCATGGATTGGAGCCCGGGCTATTGTATGTGGAGGCGTTACCTGTGGTTCTCATTCGGTTTTAACTGTTAATTCCGTAGCAGTATCAAATCTTGTTGCGTATTCTATAAATAGTGGTAATCCTTCTCAACAAGTAAAAGACCGTACAATAGAGTAG
- a CDS encoding OmpA family protein yields the protein MLGSPCKYVLVVVLLFGLHLKAQKKTYEGQGSVTEIIMASQAEMVGHFDMFFNSKVNQDEVDKKMYWYKIVFAKECTFDFTLFPLYESDRYSFIAFKVENDLNFCDAKAKQSITAINDIRIVRKYADNEQSESFRANVVVTKKVPVKAGEAVYIVIKNLWGKDLGHILGLNTCDYSYVLETEKLKYKSDTVVQQQSVYNELSEEEALASIGKKLCPPDRIPIKLGTISFNKKISVSNQPYANGESKNNSQKKIIPTDFVPSSAVNNKVKAKTDTSTSRVEIKTQPGSNSLRQNNQVKDKSLVAADIFKTKPADAQRVPVRCLITDAVKGLSVDNAPVIIDELLGKSVEVKKIKPGEYEFAIEKEKTYKVECNAIGYKYFDHSINVYKVLKGEGNELELKLDPLKQGENFILRNIYFHPNTPVIKNESNKELEKLYVFMRNNPNAIISIEGHTNSNRRIGRESRREQIGGKWAFHGSAKKLSRFRADEVRAYLTRKTIEPERIKTKGWGGDRELYPGANTLQESSKNMRVEVVILKT from the coding sequence ATGTTAGGTTCGCCCTGTAAATATGTCCTGGTAGTTGTGCTTTTGTTTGGCCTTCATTTAAAGGCACAAAAAAAAACATATGAGGGACAGGGATCTGTGACAGAAATAATAATGGCTTCCCAGGCAGAAATGGTTGGACATTTCGATATGTTTTTTAATTCCAAGGTTAACCAGGATGAAGTTGATAAAAAGATGTATTGGTATAAAATTGTTTTTGCCAAAGAATGTACATTCGACTTTACCCTTTTCCCACTTTATGAAAGCGACCGCTATTCCTTTATTGCATTTAAAGTAGAAAACGATTTGAATTTTTGCGATGCAAAAGCAAAGCAAAGTATAACCGCTATAAACGACATACGGATAGTGAGAAAATATGCTGATAATGAACAGTCCGAATCGTTTCGTGCCAATGTTGTTGTCACTAAAAAAGTTCCTGTTAAAGCAGGAGAAGCAGTTTATATTGTAATTAAAAACTTGTGGGGTAAAGATCTCGGGCATATCCTGGGATTAAACACTTGCGATTATTCGTATGTATTAGAAACGGAAAAGTTAAAATACAAGTCAGATACAGTGGTCCAACAGCAATCAGTTTATAATGAACTTAGTGAAGAAGAGGCATTAGCCTCAATCGGTAAAAAATTATGCCCTCCCGATAGAATACCTATAAAGCTGGGAACCATTAGTTTTAATAAAAAGATAAGTGTATCAAACCAGCCTTATGCCAATGGAGAGTCGAAAAATAATTCACAAAAAAAAATAATACCAACAGACTTTGTTCCTTCGTCTGCAGTGAACAATAAGGTAAAAGCCAAAACAGATACCAGCACAAGTAGAGTTGAAATAAAAACACAACCGGGAAGCAATTCTCTCAGACAAAATAATCAGGTAAAAGATAAGAGTTTAGTTGCGGCCGATATTTTTAAAACCAAGCCTGCAGATGCACAACGCGTTCCGGTAAGATGTTTAATTACAGATGCAGTAAAAGGATTAAGTGTGGATAATGCGCCTGTTATTATTGATGAACTTTTGGGAAAGTCCGTTGAAGTAAAAAAAATAAAACCAGGCGAGTACGAATTTGCCATTGAAAAGGAGAAAACGTATAAAGTGGAGTGTAACGCAATCGGATATAAATATTTCGATCACAGCATTAACGTATATAAAGTTTTAAAGGGCGAGGGAAACGAATTGGAGTTGAAACTAGATCCCCTGAAGCAGGGGGAAAATTTTATTTTGCGAAATATTTATTTTCACCCCAATACTCCCGTAATTAAAAATGAATCCAACAAAGAATTGGAGAAGTTATATGTGTTCATGAGAAACAATCCCAACGCGATCATTTCCATTGAAGGACACACCAACAGTAACCGGCGTATCGGAAGAGAATCGAGGAGAGAACAGATTGGTGGCAAATGGGCTTTTCATGGGTCTGCAAAAAAACTGTCCCGGTTCAGGGCTGATGAAGTGAGGGCCTACCTTACTAGGAAGACAATTGAGCCCGAACGGATCAAAACAAAAGGATGGGGAGGTGACCGTGAACTGTATCCGGGTGCAAACACGCTGCAAGAGAGCTCAAAAAATATGAGAGTAGAAGTGGTCATTCTTAAAACATAA
- a CDS encoding non-canonical purine NTP diphosphatase — MSQLVFASNNANKLQEIALLLPPGFVLKGLADIGCFDDLPETQPDIEGNALQKARYISEKYRVNCFADDTGLEIDALSGRPGVYSARYAGEQKNADDNMNKVLSEMKGISNRKARFKTVIGLVWNGKDFLFEGIVEGTITENKNGSMGFGYDPVFMPDGYSKTFAQMDIDGKNKISHRARAVNKLVNYLNSLSIR, encoded by the coding sequence ATGTCGCAACTTGTTTTTGCAAGCAACAATGCCAATAAATTGCAGGAAATCGCTTTGCTTCTTCCTCCTGGGTTTGTCCTTAAAGGTCTTGCAGATATAGGCTGTTTCGATGATCTCCCGGAAACCCAACCCGATATTGAAGGGAATGCATTACAAAAAGCCAGGTATATAAGCGAAAAATACAGGGTTAATTGTTTTGCCGATGACACCGGATTAGAGATCGATGCGCTGTCTGGCCGGCCGGGCGTATATTCTGCGCGTTATGCCGGAGAACAAAAGAATGCGGATGATAATATGAATAAAGTGTTGTCGGAGATGAAAGGTATAAGTAACCGCAAGGCCCGCTTTAAAACAGTTATTGGGCTCGTATGGAACGGAAAGGATTTTTTGTTTGAAGGTATTGTGGAAGGAACAATTACTGAGAACAAAAATGGTTCAATGGGTTTTGGTTATGATCCGGTCTTTATGCCGGATGGATATTCGAAGACTTTCGCGCAAATGGATATTGACGGGAAGAACAAGATCAGCCATCGTGCAAGAGCGGTTAATAAACTGGTCAACTATCTAAACAGTCTCTCCATCCGGTAA